GGGGTGGCGGAGGGGAGGTGTTTCCAGAGAAGCAAGCAGGTGGGGTGGGCCTCAGAGAGAAAGAACCCCGTCAGCAGAGACCTAAAAGGTGGGGAGGCGATGACGTGAGAGGGACAGGACTGGCCCCTGGAGAGGCccgtgggcgggggggggggggggtgagaggtGGTAACAAATGCAGTGAAGGAGCAGCATGCCTGGCACAGGGAAGACAGCCCACAGCGCCTGAATGAACAAAGTAAGGAACGTGGCAGGCGCACCTGGGGCCAGAAGAAAGCTAGGAGTCACTGGTGCCAAGACAGCAAAGGGTACCCCAGGGGAGAGAGGACCCGAGAAAAGGTGGGCCCGGAGCCAGGGAAGGTGCCTGGGTCGTGGGGGAAGCACACCCAGCACTGACGGGCTAGGCGGGGGCCGGTGAGGTCGGGAGGCCTGTGCGGCTCACCTCCGCGCTCGCCGGGCCCGCTCTTGCGTGACACCCGTTGCTGCCCATGGGAGAAGGGCAGGCCAGGCCCCAGCGCCGAAGCTGCCACCTGAGGGCTAGGGAGGTGAGGGGCCGGGTCTGAACTGGCCCATCGCCGCCGCTCTCCTCAGATCCATCTGCGTGCCCGCTCAGCCGGGCCAAATCCAGACCCAGCCTCTTTCCCCAAAGTCCTGGGGATGAGGGGCGGGTAAGCCCGGGGAGTGCACGTTACCCAGGCCCGCACCTGGCTGTGCGTGGAGAGGCTCGACTCTGGCCGCAGCCGGTGGGGACTGCGGCAGGCGCCTGCCCTTTGTCTCCACCGGGCGACAGTGCACCCTCTCCTGCCACCTGCCCACACACCCACCTCTCCGTGTCTCCGGCCACTGCTGCCCTTCCACCCCAGGGACAGTTGGCCACCGTGACCCAGCAGCTCTTGGGGGCTGGCCAGGCTCAGGAGGcagtgctgggggcgggggagatGGGGGGCTGATACAGAGCTGCCGGGGCCAGGCCTGTGGAGATGCGCTTTATTGGCTGCCAGGGATCAGAAGTGTACAGGCTCCGCGACTGGTGCCGGGGAGCAGGGTGCCGGGCCTGGCCAGGCCTTGGCTTCCCTGAGGACGGTGTGAACGATGGCCTCACCGGACAGTTAGCCAGGCCTGCCCGGCAGAGGGCGTGGAGCAGGGGCCCGCTGCCGCGAGGGCGGTGCCGTCAGCCCCGGCAGGTTCTGAGTGGCCGCCGCTGGGCTCTGCTGGCCGAGCGCCGGGGAGAGGGCGGCACCCGCTCCCGCCGCACATTCACTTCCGGGCCTGCTCGTAGTTGTCAGTGAACCAGGCACAGGTCTCCTGCACGGCTGCAGAGGCGGGCGGGTGAGGCCCGGGGACGTAGGGCAGTCACCCTCGTGTCCTGCCTCCGCGGTGAGGGCGTGGAGGCCAAAGCTGCAGGGCGTCCAGCCCCAACTGGCAGTAGGGAagctgaggcctggggaggggcggTGGCGGCCCAACGCCAAGGGGGGTGCCGGGCGGTCccaagggatggggtgggagggctcaCCCTGCTTGAAGGGCGTGAACCGGAAGTCGGGCAGGTAGGCCCGCAGCTTGCCATTACTGGCCGTCTTCTTAAACTGCCCGTCCGACTTGGTTGTATCAAACTAGGCACCTGGTCAAGGGCACAGCAGAAGggacagcccacccctcccccagcccgccCTTGAACCCTGTCTAGCCTTCCCAGGGGGAGCCTCCAGGAGAGAGCAGCCGACACCCTCACCCCCGGCTGCCAGGGCGAGTGCCATGGGTGCGTCAGACCCACAGCCTCCTGCAGGGAGGCCCACGGTCTCCTGCCTAGAACCAAAGGATACGGTGACCTCCCCATGGAAGTCCATGGCCTCCACCACGGCCTCGGCCACCTCCTGGATGGACACCTCGTCCTCCTCACCCACTGTGGGGACCGAGGGGCCAACGGCCAGGTCAGGCCTCCTCTGCCTGGACCCGCTGCCGCCCAGCCCCACAGATGTCCCCACTGCCCTGCTCAGCGGCTCTCAGGACAGAGGGGTGTCCTGCCCCACTGCAACAGGGGTGGGGCTGCAGGGCACCCACCTGACAGGATGATGGGCTCCACCTCATCGTACTCCCGCAGGACCCAGATAAAGAGCCGAGCCAGGTCCTGGAGGTCAGACAGCCAGGGTCAAAGGCCACAAGTTACGGCCAAATGGGCCCGGGTCACCTCTCCCAAGTGCGTCTGCTCCGCGGGGTGCAGCCCAGGCTTGGGTGGCGCCCGGGTTACCCCCCTTTGGGCAGTGCTTGGCCAGCTCAGGCCCAAGTCCTTTCTCCTGATGAGCTCAGAGCTGTACCCAGCAACTTCCCTGGGGACAGGAACCTACACGCACCCAGCGAGGACCAGTGACTGCTCCCCTGGGGGCTCAGCCTGGACACCCGGCCCTTCCTAGGCTCCCTCACGCCTCCCCACAGCCAGCATGGCAGCTCCAGGAGACGTTCTGGGGAACAGCTCTGCCCCTCGCGGCACCAACCAGCGAGTAGATGAACTGCCTCCGAGGCCTCCCTGTACCCCACACTGTCAAGGCTGAGCCGCGACCTGCGGGTTGGGGAGGGCAGGTGTCAGAGGGGATGTGCCAGCACCGCCCCTCCTCCCCGCTGTGCCCCAGGGGCCCCATCAGGCAGGCAACCAGCTGGGCAATGGGTGGCAGCCACTCACTCTTGGCCAGGTGCACCTTGTGGATGAGGCCAGGCAGCACGTGGCCGTCCTCGATGCTGAAGTTGTCATGGGGCCCAAAGACGTTGGTGGGGATGACAGCGGTGAAGGTGCAGCCGTGCTGCTGGAAGTAGGCCCTGCGGGGGCACAGCATCCCCTCTGGCCCTCATCCTCGGATCACGGGTGAGCCCCACCCCGGCCAAGGCTAGCGAAGAGGGGAGCCGAGATCTGGGAGCCCTGCCAGGGCTGCCCCCTGGGCCCACCCACCACAGGGCATCTGGGGCCCCCTTCCCCATTCTTGGCTGGCTTCACCCTGGCACGCGCGGGAAGAGGACCTGTTCTGCACGTCGATCATCCTCTTGGCGTAAGAGTAGCCAAAATTGCTGCTGTGCGGGGGTCCGTCGTGAATCTGGGGGAGCAGAGGAGCTGCTGCTTCTCAGCCCTGCCTCCaggccaggccccgcccctgccccgcccctcacCATGGTCTCATCAATAGGGTAGCTGGTCTTGTCGGGGAAGATGCAAGTAGACAGGCAGGAGACCACCTTTCGCGCCCCCACCTCGAAGGCCGAGTGCAGCACGTTGTCGTTGATGTGTATGTTTTTCCTCTGAGGCGGCAGGGGAAGGGGCAAGGCGGGTTCAGGCCCCAGGCAGGATCCCAGCCCTTACCTGCCCCTCCAGGGACAGAAATGCGGACACACCCTGGAAGGCAGTAGCTGAGCCAGCGGTTCTACCTGCTCCCAGGACCCACTGTCCAGAAACCACGGCTTCCTCCCAGCCTCTTAGTCCCACCCCCAGGGCTGTAGGAGGGTCCAGGCCTGCCTAccctgaggctgggggagggccCTGAGGAGGGGGCCACACCCCTAAGCTCAGGGCCGAGGCTGCCCACAGGGGCTGCTGAGGGCTAGGCAGGTGATGTACGAGCCAGGAGCCCAGGGGGCCCAACCTGGCCCCGTGGCAGGGCAGGAAGAAGCGGCCCCTCCACTCCCGCACCCCCAGGAGCTCACCCTGCTCTACTGCTCAGTAGCAGTGAAGCCTTGGCTGGCCACACCCCTCCTCCGGCCCCTTCCGGGGACTTGAGTGATGGCATCTGGGTGGTCTGGGGAGAGGTGGTGGCCAGGCAGCCTGCTGGGAAGGCTGTCACTGAGAGGAAGAAGGCCCTGTGGCGACAGGGGCCCCCAGGGAAAATCTGGTCTGAGCTTCTGCCATCCCAGGCCCCATGAAGGGCCAAACCAGGCCAAGGCCAATTTTAGAGATGATGGGGCCAGccctcagaggcccagccaggcaggggcagggctgtgGGCAAGCCCAGCTCTCCTCCTGCCCCTACCCCACACATGCAACCCCTCAGGGCACATGCTGCAGACCCAGAGCCCAGCTCACACACCTCTGCACCCCTGAGCGCACCGTGGGCCTGGCTCAGTGCAACTGGACCTCCCGGGACCAGGAGGGTCTGAAGGCCCGGGGGGCAGGAACTAGCCGGGGGTCACATGGCAAACACTGGCGTGTCTCAGCTCCTCCAACCCCCAGGTTAGCTCTGAGGCTTTTCCTACTGGGCCAAATGCCCCCAGGCCCACCTGCGCGCCACTCTACCTACAGATCAAGTGCGGGTCACTGGGGGCCCCTCAGGGACTTCCTGGGGCAGGCGCCCCTCTACCTACAGATCAAGTGCGGGTCACTGGGGGCCCCTCAAGGACTTCCTGCGGCCAGAACGCGAGCTTGGGAAGTTGGCCAGGAAGTTCCCAGAATCCGGGGTCCTGGCTCCCAGCGCTCACTGGGGTCCCCCCACTTACCCAGAAGTCCAAATTGTATTTGATATTCCGGAACAGGCCTCCCACCATTGCGGCCAGATGGATGACATGCGTGGGCCGGACTTTTTCAAACAGCGCTCGGGTCTGTGCAGCGTCCCTGAAGGGGAGCCGGGCCATCAGGGGCTGCTTGGAGGCCCAAGGCAACTAGCAACCTGGCTCAAAGCACGGGGGGCAGGAGCCAGGCAAGGCCAAAGGCAGGAGGGTCAGGCCCTGGCTGGTATGAGGGTGTGGCCTTACAGGAAGAGACGGGAGGAAGTTTGCCCAGGAGCAAAACTGCACACACCCAGGGCAGGCCAGCCACCTGGCAGGGACCGCCCAGGCATGAGGCTACCAGGCCCAGGAACAGGCCTGGCCCAGAGCTCTCAGTCTGGAGAGGGCATGGTGGGGCTGCTCCAGGGATGAGCCCACTCACGTAAGATCAGCATCCTTGGAAGAAACAAACACCCAGTCCTCTCCGGGCAGCCTGGACCCATCTGCTACCACCTTCTGGatggctctgcccaccagccCAGAGCCCCCGGTCACTAGGATCCGCATGGACCCCTGGGGCTCAGCCATGTTGGCTGCACCTGCAGGGCCAAATGGTGCGAGGCTGAGGCCATCCTGCTCCCACACAACACAACCCCACTCCCCTGAGAT
This genomic window from Kogia breviceps isolate mKogBre1 chromosome 17, mKogBre1 haplotype 1, whole genome shotgun sequence contains:
- the GFUS gene encoding GDP-L-fucose synthase isoform X2, which translates into the protein MVGGLFRNIKYNLDFWRKNIHINDNVLHSAFEVGARKVVSCLSTCIFPDKTSYPIDETMIHDGPPHSSNFGYSYAKRMIDVQNRAYFQQHGCTFTAVIPTNVFGPHDNFSIEDGHVLPGLIHKVHLAKSRGSALTVWGTGRPRRQFIYSLDLARLFIWVLREYDEVEPIILSVGEEDEVSIQEVAEAVVEAMDFHGEVTFDTTKSDGQFKKTASNGKLRAYLPDFRFTPFKQAVQETCAWFTDNYEQARK
- the GFUS gene encoding GDP-L-fucose synthase isoform X1; this translates as MAEPQGSMRILVTGGSGLVGRAIQKVVADGSRLPGEDWVFVSSKDADLTDAAQTRALFEKVRPTHVIHLAAMVGGLFRNIKYNLDFWRKNIHINDNVLHSAFEVGARKVVSCLSTCIFPDKTSYPIDETMIHDGPPHSSNFGYSYAKRMIDVQNRAYFQQHGCTFTAVIPTNVFGPHDNFSIEDGHVLPGLIHKVHLAKSRGSALTVWGTGRPRRQFIYSLDLARLFIWVLREYDEVEPIILSVGEEDEVSIQEVAEAVVEAMDFHGEVTFDTTKSDGQFKKTASNGKLRAYLPDFRFTPFKQAVQETCAWFTDNYEQARK